The DNA segment TAAAATATATACAATGGCCCCAGAGAGAATGTATGATGCCGGGCGCCTTGTCACAGGTCCTCCAGATGATAATACTGATATGACTTATCAATCATATTTAATATGATTGATGCGATATTGTCAATATCTTCCTGCGTAAAAATAGGCCTGGTGCAAAATAATCCTACTGACAGAATCTGTCAGGATAGCATATCGGTTGATGACGGTGCGCTGCCGATTCCCTGATGCAAGACTATGAAAATACCGAAAAGAATCAAAACCCCTCCCGTTACAGTCCACCAGCCGGGAATCTGATGGAAGAAAAAGATCGCCAGAATGGTGGCGCCGATCGGCTCGCCCAGAATGGTGGTGGCGACTTTATGGGCGGAGACATATTTCAGGAGCCAATTGTACAGGGAATGCCCCAATACGGTCGGAATTATGGCGAGTAAAAGAAAAAATATCCAGGATTTGGCCGGATAGGAAGTCAGATTTTCACCGTACAAAAGAGATATGGCAAGAAGGGTGGCGGCGGCGGTCGAATAAACCGGCAGGATATACCCGAGATTATCGATATGGGCCCGGAGATGCCGCCCGATGAAGAGATATATTCCGGCGCAAATCGCCCCGACCAGCGCCATCAGGTCGCCGAGAACATACTGACGCCCGAGGTTAAAATCACCGCGCGAGATCAAGATCATACCGGCCAGAGCCACGACCATGCCCAAGACGGAGCGGGAGGCGATCCGGTCCTTGAGAAGAAGCGCTTCCATCATCAGGACAAAAATCGGCTGAGTGGCGACTAGAATGGTGGAGTTGGAAATAGTGGTATAGAAAAGCGATGTAACCCAGAAGGCAAAATGAAGCCCCAGAACGATGCCGGAAGCAAAAAGAAGATATTTCTGGCGTGTTGTCAGGATAGCCATCGATTTGCGGGCCCGAGGAAGGGCCGGAATAGCCAAAAGAGCGGAGGCAATGGCCATCCGGTAAAAGGCGACCGGAAGCGGCGGGGCATCGGCCAGTTTAATCAATATCGACGCCCAGGAAACCGCGAAAGTCGCCACAAATAGAGAAAGGTATAATCTTGCTTGGCCGGCCATAATTTTTCTGTATATTGTCCGTTCAATATAGCCAAATAGATAAATTATGTCGATATTTTTGCTGATTGCTGTTGTCTTCTGGGGGTTCTCTTATATTGCCATAAAAGTGTCGCTTCAATATCTATCTCCGGTGGAATTGATCGCGGCCCGGTTCGTTCTCGGCGGGGTCACTCTCGGGGCAATTATCTGGTGGAAGGGCCTTTCGTTTTCCTTAAAGGGCCAATTCAAAACCCTGCTTCTCTCCGGCGGGATCGTTTTTGTCCATTTCTGGATCATGGCGACGGGGATGGAAACCACTACCGCCACCAATACCGCCTGGATATTGACGACCGCTCCGATATTTATCGCCCTTCTGTCGTTTTTCCTGTTGAAAGAGCCGTTCGGGAAAATTCAGATTATAAGTATCATACTGGCGACTTTCGGAGTGGTGCTTCTGGTCTCCAATGGCAAACTGGGGTCGCTCGATTGGATAAAATCGACCGGCGACTGGATTGTTCTCGGTAGCTGTGTCACCTGGGCGATTTATACCATTGTCAGCCGAAAGACCGCCAAGCGACTCGATCCGCTGGTGGCGACCTTCTGGACTATCGCGCTGGCGGCGGTCGTGATTGTACCATACAGTCTGACAGTCAGCGGTTATGCCGTATATGCGAAGATGGCGACGGACGGGATTATCGCGGTATTATTTCTGGGCATCGGATGCCTGGCGATATCATTCTGGTTCTGGTCGGAAGGATTGGCCCGCAAACCGGCCGGGGAAGTCGGCATTTATCTTTACCTGGAGCCGTTATTCGCGATGTTCGGAGGATACCTGTTCCTGAAAGAAGGAATCACGTTCTGGCTCATTCTGGGAGCGCTGTTTATTGTGGCGGGGGTGTATCTTTCGGAGCGGCTGGGACGTATCCGGCTCGATGAGCATGATGTATGATTAATTTGATGCTGCTTTTGACGGTTGCCGCCTGGGGGATGTCGTTTATTGCCACCAAGGCGGCTCTGGGATATCTGACGCCGGTGGAGATTGTCGCGGTCAGGCTCCTTCTCGGAACCCCGGTTCTCTATCTGGTGATATTAATCAAAAAGATCGATTTGCAGTGGCGCCGCTCCGATATGATTTTACTTATGGCGGCCTCGGCTGTAATGACGGCTCATTTCCTGATTCAGGCGGTCGGGCTGGAGTACACCTCGGCGACCAACACCGCCTGGCTGGTGGCGACCATTCCGATCTTTATTGCCATTTTCTCCCGGATATTTTTAAAAGAGAAAATGACAATTCTGAAATTCGCCGGTATCTCTCTGGCGACACTTGGCGTTCTCCTCTTAGTTTCAAAAGGGGAAATTTACAGTCTGGGTTGGCTCAAGTCGACCGGCGACTGGATCATACTTTCGAGCGCCGTCACCTGGACGATTTATACTGTATTGACGCGCGACCTGTCGCGGAGGTATCATCCGCTTTCGGTAACTCTCTTGATATTGATTTTGCCCGCCGTAATTCTGAACGGCTATGCGGCCAGTACAACGCCAATATCAAAATTATGGAACCTTCCGGTGAGTATCATGCTGGCGATGGCTTTTCTGGGGGTTATCTGCCTCGGTTTGGCGCAGTGGGTATGGATGGAAGGGTTGGCGCGCAAAGGGGCGACCGAGGTCGGGGTATTTATTTATCTTGAGCCCCTGGTAACAACCGCGGCGGCGATTCCGATTCTGGATGAGAAGTTGACATTATTCACGGTAATAGGGGCGATATTGATTATCGGAGGGGTTTATATGGTGCAGAAGAAGTTTGCGGGGCGTACCGGATGACGCGAATAGTCCGAACCGCAGGGGTTCGGACCTACGGTCTGAGGAACAATTTTCCGATGGTAGGCCGGACATTCTTGTCCGGCTATTTT comes from the Candidatus Zixiibacteriota bacterium genome and includes:
- a CDS encoding conserved membrane hypothetical protein (Evidence 4 : Unknown function but conserved in other organisms); translated protein: MAGQARLYLSLFVATFAVSWASILIKLADAPPLPVAFYRMAIASALLAIPALPRARKSMAILTTRQKYLLFASGIVLGLHFAFWVTSLFYTTISNSTILVATQPIFVLMMEALLLKDRIASRSVLGMVVALAGMILISRGDFNLGRQYVLGDLMALVGAICAGIYLFIGRHLRAHIDNLGYILPVYSTAAATLLAISLLYGENLTSYPAKSWIFFLLLAIIPTVLGHSLYNWLLKYVSAHKVATTILGEPIGATILAIFFFHQIPGWWTVTGGVLILFGIFIVLHQGIGSAPSSTDMLS
- a CDS encoding putative DMT superfamily drug/metabolite permease (Evidence 3 : Putative function from multiple computational evidences), whose translation is MSIFLLIAVVFWGFSYIAIKVSLQYLSPVELIAARFVLGGVTLGAIIWWKGLSFSLKGQFKTLLLSGGIVFVHFWIMATGMETTTATNTAWILTTAPIFIALLSFFLLKEPFGKIQIISIILATFGVVLLVSNGKLGSLDWIKSTGDWIVLGSCVTWAIYTIVSRKTAKRLDPLVATFWTIALAAVVIVPYSLTVSGYAVYAKMATDGIIAVLFLGIGCLAISFWFWSEGLARKPAGEVGIYLYLEPLFAMFGGYLFLKEGITFWLILGALFIVAGVYLSERLGRIRLDEHDV
- a CDS encoding putative Uncharacterized transporter AF_0510 (Evidence 3 : Putative function from multiple computational evidences), with protein sequence MINLMLLLTVAAWGMSFIATKAALGYLTPVEIVAVRLLLGTPVLYLVILIKKIDLQWRRSDMILLMAASAVMTAHFLIQAVGLEYTSATNTAWLVATIPIFIAIFSRIFLKEKMTILKFAGISLATLGVLLLVSKGEIYSLGWLKSTGDWIILSSAVTWTIYTVLTRDLSRRYHPLSVTLLILILPAVILNGYAASTTPISKLWNLPVSIMLAMAFLGVICLGLAQWVWMEGLARKGATEVGVFIYLEPLVTTAAAIPILDEKLTLFTVIGAILIIGGVYMVQKKFAGRTG